From the genome of Gemmatimonas phototrophica, one region includes:
- a CDS encoding S41 family peptidase, which produces MTRNRKAVLASLVLAPLLASGFALQARATRGGAQLLDQVLTFVALRYVDTLDAQMLYEKAARGLVKELNDPYTELFTPKQLEEFSRNTNGRYAGIGMEIVKVGDYVTVNKVFPGSPAEQGGVLEGDKIALVDTTSARGFSTQQVQNKLLGPIGTPVSVQFLRVGVPQPVKLSFKRAEIHVPAVRYSMMLDERTGYIPLERFSEQTTEDIANAVMALSKKGAKGFIIDLRGNPGGILEEAFSMSNLFLPKGKELLSVRGRAEFQKFVSQQDPLAPEIPLVVMVDGGSASASEIVAGALQDYDRALVIGTTSFGKGLVQSVYNLDGGYALKITTGKWYTPSGRSIQKERKINADGQFVEVMPDSLETDSVRKARPVFKSASGRTVYGGGAITPDVIVQSDTLSTAEQQLRRALLPVYGKYLAHVAAVAEQQKGKIAPNFEVNPAWRDEVYRRLVADTVKIDKAVWDAGSTDVDRSIEERVAKIAFGDTLVRRRSLKDDNQLRRAMEIMRKGSTQQELFTAGAQLAPSKPGVARRSGP; this is translated from the coding sequence ATGACCCGTAACCGCAAGGCCGTCCTGGCCAGCCTCGTCCTCGCCCCCCTGCTCGCCTCGGGCTTTGCCCTGCAGGCGCGCGCTACCCGGGGTGGGGCTCAATTGCTTGACCAGGTGCTGACATTCGTCGCCCTGCGGTACGTGGACACGCTCGACGCCCAGATGCTGTACGAAAAGGCGGCGCGTGGACTCGTGAAGGAGCTCAATGATCCCTACACCGAGCTCTTTACCCCCAAGCAGCTCGAGGAATTCTCGCGCAACACCAACGGGCGCTATGCCGGCATTGGCATGGAGATCGTGAAGGTGGGCGATTATGTGACCGTGAACAAAGTCTTCCCCGGCTCGCCGGCGGAACAGGGTGGCGTGCTCGAAGGCGACAAGATCGCCCTCGTGGACACCACCAGTGCCCGTGGCTTCAGCACGCAGCAGGTCCAGAACAAGCTGCTCGGCCCCATTGGCACGCCGGTGAGTGTGCAGTTCCTGCGCGTGGGGGTGCCGCAGCCGGTGAAGCTCAGCTTCAAGCGCGCGGAAATTCATGTGCCCGCGGTGCGCTACAGCATGATGCTCGATGAACGCACCGGCTACATCCCGCTCGAACGCTTCTCGGAGCAGACCACCGAAGACATTGCCAACGCCGTCATGGCGCTCAGCAAGAAGGGCGCGAAGGGGTTCATCATTGACCTGCGCGGCAACCCCGGTGGCATTCTCGAGGAAGCGTTCTCGATGTCCAACCTGTTCCTCCCCAAGGGCAAGGAGCTGTTGTCGGTACGTGGACGGGCGGAGTTCCAGAAGTTCGTCTCGCAGCAGGATCCACTCGCGCCGGAGATCCCGCTCGTGGTCATGGTCGATGGCGGCTCGGCGTCCGCGTCGGAAATCGTGGCCGGGGCGCTGCAGGACTACGATCGCGCGCTGGTGATTGGCACCACGAGCTTCGGCAAGGGGCTCGTACAGAGCGTGTACAACCTCGATGGCGGCTACGCGCTCAAGATCACGACGGGCAAGTGGTATACGCCGTCGGGCCGGTCCATTCAGAAGGAACGGAAGATCAACGCCGACGGACAGTTTGTTGAAGTGATGCCCGACAGCCTGGAGACAGACTCGGTGCGCAAGGCGCGTCCGGTGTTCAAGTCGGCCAGCGGTCGCACGGTGTATGGCGGCGGCGCCATTACCCCCGACGTGATCGTGCAGTCGGATACGCTCTCCACCGCCGAACAGCAGCTGCGTCGTGCGCTGCTGCCGGTGTACGGCAAGTATCTCGCGCACGTGGCCGCCGTGGCCGAACAGCAGAAGGGGAAGATTGCGCCGAACTTTGAGGTGAACCCCGCGTGGCGCGACGAAGTGTATCGTCGCCTCGTGGCCGACACGGTCAAGATCGACAAGGCCGTCTGGGACGCCGGCTCCACCGATGTGGACCGCAGCATTGAGGAGCGCGTGGCCAAGATTGCCTTTGGCGATACGCTCGTGCGTCGCCGCAGCCTCAAGGACGACAACCAGCTCCGCCGCGCCATGGAAATCATGCGCAAGGGCAGCACCCAGCAGGAGCTGTTCACCGCCGGGGCGCAGCTGGCCCCCAGCAAGCCCGGCGTGGCGCGCCGTAGCGGGCCGTGA
- a CDS encoding replication initiator protein A, translating to MTLAARRRPAVRGVVLDRSLEDLPLFRLSDSADDAPVSYTTENGGRWRVIPAPGDRLPGTFDQDVYVEILHRYNEGGSPPDGAVTFTLHAFLRSMGRRADGRTYEQLRAALSRLERTTLESIDGAYWSAQSGASDVSFTVLSTVSVQRRRVADREQLHLFGNLAAGEPGDARVTLSATLRANLAARHVITLSAARYHALSSPVARRLYRILEVARADGRLSWRVPLERLAEQMPLTQRYPSHLSRVLQPAHEMLLSAGLVRDIAIRQYDRQWHVDYVLGSRPREET from the coding sequence ATGACTCTCGCCGCCCGTAGGCGCCCGGCTGTGCGCGGGGTGGTCCTCGATCGCTCGCTCGAGGATCTCCCGCTGTTCCGCCTGAGCGATTCCGCCGATGATGCGCCCGTCTCGTACACGACCGAGAACGGCGGGCGCTGGCGCGTCATCCCCGCTCCCGGCGATCGACTCCCCGGCACGTTCGACCAGGACGTGTACGTGGAGATCCTGCACCGATACAACGAAGGGGGGTCGCCCCCGGACGGTGCGGTGACGTTCACACTGCACGCGTTCTTGCGCTCCATGGGGCGCCGCGCCGACGGCCGCACCTACGAGCAGCTGCGGGCCGCCCTGAGCCGCCTGGAGCGCACCACCCTCGAAAGCATCGATGGCGCCTACTGGTCCGCGCAGTCGGGGGCGTCGGATGTCAGCTTCACGGTGCTCAGCACGGTATCGGTGCAGCGCCGCCGAGTGGCCGACCGCGAACAGCTGCATCTCTTCGGCAACCTCGCCGCCGGCGAACCAGGTGACGCCCGGGTGACGCTCTCGGCGACCCTGCGGGCCAATCTCGCCGCCCGGCATGTGATTACCCTCTCGGCCGCCCGCTACCACGCCCTCTCCAGCCCCGTGGCGCGCCGCCTGTATCGCATTCTCGAGGTGGCCCGGGCCGACGGCCGCCTCTCCTGGCGCGTCCCCCTGGAACGGCTGGCCGAGCAGATGCCACTCACCCAGCGGTACCCCAGCCACCTCTCGCGCGTCCTACAACCAGCCCACGAAATGCTGCTGTCAGCCGGACTGGTGCGGGACATTGCCATCCGCCAGTACGACCGCCAATGGCACGTGGACTACGTCTTGGGCTCGAGACCGCGCGAGGAAACCTGA
- a CDS encoding glycine-rich domain-containing protein: MKKELWLRLRAYQFANLVPPDLWNKVAEAFGGGDASTRAFASKIARKHGWTTSFALRAIAEYRKFVFLGVTGDVVVTPSKVIDTVWHEHVLFTKAYREFCRDVLQRDFDHHPELLATESQTALFAQQYDATLERYEVEFRVPPPVAIWGTPKFPREASAARRPQPATATDGGDVPLYAHFDGLGGTPGHHDMPEFGGGGFSGGGGGDDWGNEGAGGDGGGDSGGDGGGSGCSSGCGGGD; this comes from the coding sequence ATGAAAAAAGAGCTCTGGCTCCGCCTTCGCGCCTATCAGTTCGCGAATCTCGTGCCCCCCGATCTTTGGAACAAGGTCGCGGAAGCCTTTGGCGGTGGTGACGCCTCGACGAGGGCATTCGCCAGCAAGATCGCCCGCAAGCACGGGTGGACCACCAGCTTTGCACTGCGCGCCATTGCGGAGTACCGCAAGTTCGTCTTCCTCGGGGTCACGGGCGACGTGGTCGTGACGCCGTCGAAGGTGATCGATACCGTGTGGCACGAGCATGTGCTGTTCACCAAGGCCTATCGTGAATTCTGTCGCGATGTGTTGCAGCGCGACTTCGATCACCACCCCGAACTCCTTGCGACGGAGTCGCAGACCGCCCTGTTCGCGCAGCAGTATGACGCGACGTTGGAGCGCTACGAGGTCGAGTTTCGCGTACCGCCGCCAGTCGCGATCTGGGGAACCCCGAAGTTTCCGCGTGAGGCGTCCGCGGCGCGACGGCCCCAACCGGCCACGGCGACGGACGGTGGCGACGTGCCCTTGTACGCCCACTTTGATGGGCTGGGGGGCACCCCCGGCCACCACGACATGCCGGAGTTTGGTGGCGGCGGGTTCAGCGGTGGTGGTGGTGGCGACGACTGGGGGAACGAAGGCGCCGGCGGGGACGGTGGCGGGGATAGTGGCGGCGACGGCGGCGGATCCGGCTGTTCGTCAGGGTGCGGTGGCGGCGACTGA
- a CDS encoding potassium channel family protein yields MTPPRVILVGTGHLAHRIESMARADGREVIHLPAVAASGSAPAFASIVERLRAIDPGAFPAAYLLDDRDDLNLQCLVALLSVHPTLPVVLSLSNESIAPHLQAANPNVRVVNPFKMAAPALVDTLDTPLSHTFAYERPPAPISSRRKIDDDPLVRRLSAGFGVVIVAATGYFRYAEDLSWVDALYFVIVTIATVGYGDISLRNSSTLSKLIGIALIVSATCFIWMIFSLTIDRVIKRRVQLALGRRTYTHAGHVIVCGLGRLGYFVAERLIARGERVLVIELNAEGAKVESLRALGADVYIGDARVPGVLQEVGITRAKALYSIVNNDLANLEIGLIARTIAPDLRLVLRIFDDGMAARLREQLDIQLTVSMTAIVDEQVYRALPSVAATAP; encoded by the coding sequence GTGACGCCGCCACGGGTCATTCTCGTTGGCACGGGACACCTGGCACATCGTATTGAGTCCATGGCGCGCGCGGACGGCCGGGAGGTCATTCACCTGCCGGCCGTTGCCGCATCGGGTAGCGCGCCAGCGTTCGCGTCCATTGTTGAACGTCTGCGCGCCATTGATCCTGGCGCGTTCCCCGCCGCGTATCTCCTCGACGATCGGGACGACCTCAATCTCCAGTGTCTGGTGGCGCTGCTGTCAGTGCACCCCACGCTTCCGGTCGTCCTGTCACTCTCCAACGAGAGCATCGCGCCGCACCTGCAGGCCGCAAATCCCAATGTGCGGGTGGTGAACCCGTTCAAGATGGCGGCGCCGGCGTTGGTTGACACACTCGACACGCCGCTCTCGCACACGTTCGCGTACGAACGACCACCAGCGCCTATCAGCAGCCGCAGGAAAATTGACGACGATCCACTCGTGCGTCGGCTGAGCGCGGGCTTTGGCGTCGTGATCGTCGCCGCCACCGGCTACTTCCGCTACGCCGAAGATCTGTCATGGGTCGATGCGCTCTACTTCGTCATCGTGACGATCGCGACCGTGGGTTACGGCGATATCAGCCTGCGGAATTCCAGCACCCTGAGCAAGCTGATTGGCATTGCGCTTATCGTGAGCGCCACCTGCTTCATCTGGATGATCTTCTCGCTGACCATCGATCGGGTCATCAAGCGGCGTGTGCAGCTCGCCCTCGGCCGTCGCACCTATACCCACGCCGGACATGTCATCGTGTGTGGCCTGGGGCGACTGGGATACTTCGTGGCGGAGCGCCTCATTGCACGTGGCGAGCGCGTGCTCGTCATTGAACTCAATGCGGAGGGCGCGAAGGTGGAGTCACTGCGCGCACTGGGCGCCGACGTCTACATTGGCGACGCCCGGGTGCCGGGTGTACTGCAGGAAGTGGGCATCACGCGGGCCAAAGCGCTGTACTCCATCGTGAACAACGACCTCGCGAATCTCGAGATCGGCCTGATCGCACGCACCATCGCGCCGGATCTTCGCCTGGTGCTGCGCATCTTCGACGACGGCATGGCCGCGCGGCTCCGCGAGCAGCTCGACATTCAGCTCACGGTGAGTATGACGGCCATTGTGGACGAGCAGGTGTATCGCGCGCTGCCGTCAGTCGCCGCCACCGCACCCTGA
- a CDS encoding peptidase E, translated as MNRRDFVATTTLGAAAMALPATAHSHSSPAPVMTETVATDARATRKILIAGGGFRTKFIGYMAQLSGKTRPRICFLPTASADSPQASLSFYQSCAPLNVEPFVQNSFIESLSQTQSWEEVLLSMDGIVVSGGNTLNQQAIWKAQGIDVVLRQAWDRGIVLGGASAGSLCWFDEGTTDSRPKALSIVKCMGFIKGSHSPHYDAEPGRRPLYQKLIGSGEMQPGYACDNDAGIYFEDNTVKRVVATRAGAKCYYVSRENGTATEKTLEPEML; from the coding sequence ATGAACCGACGCGACTTCGTTGCCACCACCACACTCGGCGCGGCCGCCATGGCGCTCCCCGCCACCGCTCACTCGCACTCATCACCCGCGCCCGTCATGACCGAGACCGTTGCCACCGACGCCCGCGCCACCCGCAAGATCCTCATTGCCGGCGGTGGCTTTCGCACGAAGTTCATTGGCTACATGGCGCAGCTCTCGGGAAAGACGCGTCCGCGCATCTGCTTCCTGCCCACCGCCAGCGCCGACAGCCCGCAGGCGTCGCTGTCGTTCTATCAGTCGTGTGCGCCGCTCAACGTGGAGCCGTTTGTGCAGAACAGCTTCATTGAAAGCCTGTCGCAAACGCAGAGCTGGGAAGAGGTGCTGCTCAGCATGGATGGCATTGTCGTGAGCGGTGGCAACACGCTCAACCAGCAAGCCATCTGGAAAGCGCAGGGCATTGATGTGGTGCTGCGTCAAGCGTGGGACCGTGGCATCGTCCTCGGCGGTGCCAGCGCCGGCTCACTCTGCTGGTTTGACGAAGGCACCACCGACTCGCGCCCCAAAGCACTCTCCATCGTGAAGTGCATGGGCTTCATCAAGGGCAGCCACTCGCCGCATTACGACGCCGAGCCCGGTCGGCGCCCGTTGTATCAGAAGCTCATTGGCAGTGGTGAGATGCAGCCAGGCTATGCCTGCGACAACGACGCCGGCATCTACTTCGAAGACAACACCGTGAAGCGCGTCGTGGCCACGCGCGCAGGCGCCAAGTGCTACTACGTGAGCCGAGAGAATGGCACGGCCACCGAAAAGACGCTCGAGCCGGAGATGCTCTGA
- a CDS encoding threonine ammonia-lyase codes for MTTTPISIPTLDEIRAARERLGTRVITTPVRELLDDAVAARLAPDTLVWLKEELFQRTGSFKPRGALTVMLELTPEELARGVTGVSAGNHAISLGYCARELGTTATVVMPRTANPYRIALCKELGATVELVDTVHDAFARVHEIVATEGRTFVHPYEGPRTALGTATVGLEFVEQVEQAGGTLDAVIVAAGGGGLTGGVACAVKQRSPQTKVYVVEPFGADTMHRSFAAGSPQSIEKVQTIADSLGAPRCEPYSYALNRQFVDEVVLVSDDQIRDAMRLTFRAAKLVTEPAGSAALAALLYPLRESLAGKSVGLVVCGGNIDTATFYAQLSA; via the coding sequence GTGACCACCACCCCCATTTCCATCCCCACGCTCGATGAGATCCGCGCCGCCCGCGAACGACTGGGCACGCGCGTCATCACCACCCCCGTGCGTGAACTGCTCGACGACGCGGTGGCGGCGCGTCTGGCGCCGGACACCCTGGTGTGGCTCAAGGAAGAGCTCTTTCAGCGGACCGGCAGCTTCAAACCGCGTGGCGCTCTCACGGTAATGCTCGAGCTCACGCCGGAGGAGCTCGCACGTGGCGTGACGGGCGTGTCGGCCGGCAACCACGCCATTTCGTTGGGCTACTGTGCGCGCGAACTGGGCACCACCGCCACGGTGGTCATGCCGCGCACCGCCAACCCGTACCGCATTGCGCTGTGCAAGGAACTCGGCGCGACCGTTGAACTGGTGGACACCGTGCACGACGCCTTTGCGCGTGTGCACGAGATTGTCGCCACCGAAGGACGCACCTTTGTGCACCCCTACGAGGGCCCGCGCACCGCACTCGGCACCGCCACCGTAGGGCTCGAGTTCGTGGAGCAGGTGGAGCAGGCTGGTGGTACGCTCGACGCCGTGATTGTGGCCGCCGGTGGCGGTGGCCTTACCGGTGGTGTGGCCTGCGCCGTGAAGCAGCGGTCGCCGCAGACCAAGGTGTACGTCGTGGAGCCCTTTGGCGCCGACACCATGCACCGGAGCTTTGCCGCCGGCTCGCCGCAGTCCATTGAGAAGGTGCAAACCATTGCCGACTCACTGGGGGCGCCGCGCTGCGAACCGTATTCGTACGCGCTGAACAGACAATTCGTCGACGAGGTGGTGCTGGTCAGCGACGACCAGATTCGCGACGCCATGCGCCTCACCTTCCGCGCCGCCAAACTGGTGACCGAACCCGCCGGATCGGCGGCGCTGGCCGCGCTGCTCTACCCGTTGCGCGAATCATTGGCCGGCAAGTCGGTGGGACTGGTGGTGTGCGGCGGCAACATTGATACCGCCACCTTCTATGCGCAGCTCTCGGCGTAA
- a CDS encoding SDR family NAD(P)-dependent oxidoreductase, protein MTTLDFSGKLIVITGVGRAGQVGEAIALGFAQRGASLALLDLNPEQVAERAAALTGQGFPHISTHAANLSDPASAQSAAAEVLWAHRAQHADRVDAVVCVAGGFGMTGPLDEADPDAWAKQFTINLQTAFATTRAFLPAVRDAKGSFVYFGSVAATPGGNPAGMAAYAAAKSGVLTLMRAVALEEKPHGVRANAVAPTAIRTASNVADMGDKTDYVERDSVADVVAFLASPLARNVSGQVISLA, encoded by the coding sequence ATGACCACACTCGATTTTTCCGGCAAGCTCATCGTCATTACCGGCGTGGGTCGAGCCGGCCAGGTGGGGGAAGCCATTGCCCTCGGCTTTGCCCAGCGCGGTGCCTCCCTCGCGCTGCTCGATCTCAATCCGGAGCAGGTGGCCGAACGCGCCGCCGCCCTCACGGGCCAGGGCTTTCCTCATATCTCCACCCACGCCGCCAACCTCTCCGACCCGGCCTCAGCGCAGAGTGCCGCCGCCGAGGTGCTCTGGGCGCACCGAGCCCAGCACGCCGACCGGGTAGACGCCGTGGTGTGCGTGGCCGGCGGCTTCGGGATGACCGGCCCGCTCGATGAAGCCGACCCCGACGCCTGGGCCAAGCAGTTCACCATCAACCTGCAAACCGCCTTTGCCACCACGCGGGCGTTCCTCCCCGCCGTACGCGACGCCAAGGGGAGCTTCGTCTACTTCGGGAGCGTGGCCGCCACCCCCGGTGGGAACCCCGCCGGCATGGCCGCCTACGCCGCCGCCAAAAGTGGGGTGCTTACTCTCATGCGCGCCGTGGCCCTGGAGGAAAAGCCGCACGGAGTGCGCGCCAACGCCGTGGCCCCCACCGCCATCCGCACCGCCAGCAACGTGGCCGACATGGGGGACAAAACCGACTATGTGGAGCGCGACAGCGTGGCCGACGTGGTGGCCTTTCTGGCCAGCCCCCTCGCCCGAAACGTGAGTGGGCAGGTTATTTCGTTGGCGTAG
- a CDS encoding DUF3568 family protein: MTRSIRLWATALLAVTTMTSSGCFLLAAGAGAGAAVAYTNRGATANIEGGVNGVFDRAVRTFGIMSITETGRSTEDSGNTRRLVGKMGEHEVTVEIQRQSDNVSTVEVTAKKNVVDYDKEIATRVLETMVK; encoded by the coding sequence ATGACCCGTTCCATCCGCCTTTGGGCGACGGCGCTGCTCGCCGTGACCACCATGACCAGCAGTGGCTGCTTTCTGTTGGCGGCCGGCGCCGGCGCCGGCGCGGCCGTGGCGTACACCAATCGCGGGGCCACCGCGAACATTGAAGGCGGCGTGAACGGCGTGTTTGATCGCGCGGTGCGCACCTTTGGCATTATGTCCATTACAGAAACCGGGCGCAGCACCGAAGACAGCGGCAACACCCGTCGCCTGGTGGGCAAAATGGGCGAGCACGAGGTGACCGTGGAAATCCAGCGTCAGAGCGACAACGTGTCCACGGTGGAAGTGACCGCGAAGAAGAACGTGGTGGACTACGACAAGGAAATCGCCACGCGGGTGCTGGAGACGATGGTGAAGTAG
- a CDS encoding LamG-like jellyroll fold domain-containing protein yields the protein MKGRKLFCVVVSLSALACADSTPTEVQNHESIAREPLLASGPNRCSGLPRRTTSLAITPATTQLQPGGQQKLTVTNQLGEVVPDCAVTWASAAPSVATVNAAGTATAIAPGTVVVSARSGGKKSFLANAQIVVLNTCGALPASFETSLESWYPFCGNANEQTGNGTFASVFGATLVADRTGRSNAAYRFNGSSYISLSRPFFNGATNVSAMSMSVWVRQDVLHDGYISAKEGYWRGKGIVVLADGSVLYSNAEPEPQGYFTLVTEPGLLGANTWHHIVSTFEPGIIRVYVDGVLRGTASGPYNTFNFSWLAAGNSTATNLIGATHPVDLGIVGYFRGDIDDLAVWGRTLSATEVATLSKWNP from the coding sequence ATGAAAGGAAGAAAACTGTTCTGTGTCGTCGTCAGCCTGAGTGCGTTGGCATGCGCTGATAGCACTCCAACCGAAGTGCAGAATCACGAAAGTATCGCCCGCGAGCCACTACTCGCATCCGGCCCGAATAGATGTAGCGGCCTCCCTCGTCGGACCACTTCGCTCGCGATAACCCCGGCGACAACTCAACTCCAGCCGGGGGGTCAACAGAAACTCACTGTCACGAATCAACTTGGCGAAGTCGTCCCTGATTGTGCTGTCACGTGGGCTAGCGCAGCCCCAAGTGTGGCAACGGTAAACGCGGCTGGAACCGCCACAGCGATTGCTCCTGGAACTGTCGTCGTTTCAGCGCGCTCAGGTGGTAAGAAATCCTTTCTGGCCAATGCACAGATTGTGGTATTGAATACATGTGGCGCACTACCCGCCAGTTTTGAAACGTCTCTGGAGTCTTGGTACCCGTTCTGTGGGAACGCCAATGAGCAAACAGGCAACGGTACTTTTGCGTCTGTTTTTGGCGCCACCTTGGTGGCCGATCGTACTGGACGTTCTAACGCCGCCTATCGATTCAACGGATCCAGCTACATCTCCCTAAGTCGTCCATTCTTCAACGGCGCGACCAACGTAAGCGCTATGAGTATGTCCGTTTGGGTGCGGCAGGACGTCCTTCACGACGGATACATCTCCGCAAAGGAAGGTTACTGGCGTGGGAAGGGCATTGTTGTGCTCGCGGATGGCAGCGTACTGTATTCGAATGCGGAACCAGAGCCCCAAGGCTATTTCACGCTAGTCACTGAACCAGGTCTCCTTGGTGCAAATACGTGGCATCATATTGTCTCCACGTTTGAACCAGGAATTATCCGGGTGTATGTGGACGGCGTGCTCCGTGGTACTGCTTCAGGGCCGTACAATACCTTTAACTTTTCGTGGCTTGCTGCAGGTAATTCAACAGCTACCAACTTGATTGGAGCTACTCACCCGGTCGATCTGGGCATCGTAGGATACTTTCGTGGTGATATTGACGATCTGGCGGTGTGGGGACGCACGCTCAGCGCAACGGAAGTCGCAACACTTAGCAAGTGGAATCCATAA